TTTTTCAACGCCCGCCGTAAGGCTGGTCCTCTCTCCAGACGTGAAAAGGAAGGACAGATTAAAGAGTTTATGCAGTTTAGccaatctttaaaaataggTTCGCTGGATTCCAAACAACCTTCTTCTACGAAATCTGTTGCTGAAGTTAAAGTGGCTGATGAAAAACAGCTTCCTGATGCTTCCAGCCAGGCAACTCCGGCGGATTCGAAAGAACCACGAAAGGAGGAAGCTGAAAAACCAGTTACATCTGCTACGGAGGTGTCTTCCGAAAAGGTTGAAAAGGTTGATGGAAATACATCTTCTCCTTCaaaagaagaggaaaaacCATCAACTGAACCCGAAAAGCCCTCTGTTGTTACACAGAGAAAGGAAACCACAGGTACAAAGCTGGGCACGAAGTTGAATGCTAAGGCTATATCTTTTAAGCCGAATGTAGCTGCTCCTGTGTTTACACCTGGTAAATTTACTATCCCCAGTAAACCCGCACCTGTTAATGCTTCACGTCCGATGATGCCTCAGCAGTCCAACAACAGTGAAGCTTCGATTCCTTCAACCACACCACAATCACCTTCAGTGGTTTCCAATGGTGAAAACAAACCTTCTTCCTCTCCTGTTTTCTTCAACGGTCCTGTTTCATCGGAGAAGGAACCCATCTTAGATAactttaatgtttttaaaaacgtTGGAGAAGAACACCAAGGAGCGGAGCAGATTGATAAGCCTTTTTCATGTCCCCCGACTTGGAACACGGGACCCAACTCCCTACAGCAAACCATTGCAAATTCAAGACCTGAAGGAAATTCTGGTTCTGCAAAGAAGGCAGCAGCTGCGAATCCCATGATTCCTAGTATTGTTTTACCCAATAGTGCTATGCCTTCTGCAATGCCAATGTATCCTACTCCTACAATGCCATATATACCAGTGGGATATCCTGTGCCGGGCTATACTCCTTACATGAGAAACCCTAGTCAGCATACCTCTGTAGCTCCTTCACCTAACGGAACACCGACTTCTGGAAATTCTAGCACAGTAGGTTCGCCAATGATAGGCTACATGGCTCCCCAATTCATTCCGCCTTACGCAATGCCACAGTTTCCTCCTTCTGGTAACGGTAGGGGCGCTTCAGCTCCTGCAACTTATTTTGTTCCCCAAATGGGAGGCATGATGGCATACACAATGAATGGCGTTCCTCCTATGTATGGCCAGTATGCTCCTAATAATGGCATGATGAATATGCATTATCCTATGTATGGTGATTCAAGAAGGAGCAATTCTCAACGATCTTTCAATTCATCTAACGGGAAGCGATCGAATGTACATAAGAATAACAACGCTTCTAACACCTTCTCTCATTCTAATGCCTCTACTTCCTCGTCTCTTAATGCTGCTCCTAATACAACTGCAAAGTCTTCATCTCAAACGGCGCCTCCCGTTTCTAAAGGTGATGCTACAGAGAAAACAGAGAAAGATGCATCAGCTAACCAAGAAGCGAAGCcttaatttgtttatatttaagGTTGACTTGAAGACCATGTAATATCTAAATCGCAAATCTTGTATGGATGTATGAATATTCTATGAGATGAAATGAAGGCGGTAAGAATCATGATTTTGTGAGTTGGTTTAGTTGGTTGTTTCAATTCAAGTGCTGAACTTACATTTGAGAAGTTACAACTTATTCTTTTTCGATTACATTAACCTATGATAATAAAACTTACGACTTAAAGaaacatttattgaatGCGGATTGTTAGTCTTCtgctataaaaaaaaacattagcCAGTTAAGTATATATGCCTACCGTAGCAACTCCAAACCACTTATTGTCATTCAAATGGGCAAGTACATAATATACAGTTTTAGTAGATGATTCTTCATAAGAAAAGTAATGGATGTCCTTTGACCCACTTGATTGCTCAATTGCAtgaattacttttttgtaCTTCTGATGGGGATCAAAGGTCTTTGCATCAATCTCTTCAAATTCGTCAGGGATATTGTCAATGCATATTGGgtgaaatttttcatctGATTCACTGACAAAGTATTCATCCTTAACTTTCCCAGCTAAAGTTTTAAATGAGGGATCCTCCAACATATTCTTTGAGCTTCTCAGCCATTTTGAAGGAAGTTGGGAAGAGTCGCCCGAATAAGAAGGAACAGGTTTGTTAGCTGTTTCCAGAAATGCTGCATAAGCTTCGTCTGACATTTTGTGAGAAGAACGAACAAGTGTAGGCAAAGCCGTGTGTCGTACAACGAATCGAGGCAAATGCCTATTGATAAACAATCTTCTAACTGTGAATCCTATTTtgtataattatttaatatataattaaaaaacaaaaatatgttAAAGAATAAGTGTTAATCAACTTTAGGTCAACGTCAGCGAAACCAATCTTCGAGCAAATATAACGAAAAACACGTTATGTAAATTACCGTAACTCAAAGAATCCAATATATACTAAACGATGCATAATGTGTAGTTTACAACTGTTTTAAACTTATGTATCGCAACGCGTTTAGCAAATTTAACTGAAAATTAACTATCTTCCAAATGAagattttatgaaaattttgaaagggtttatattcaaaaatagcTTCATTGCTTTTTGGTGATATTATTCTGGTTGCGCCTACAAAATGTCTTTAGAGCAATATGTGTCTGACAAAGCGATTTCGCTACTGGGAATGTCGGAACCTTCCGTGGTAGAATACCTAATTGCAGAAGCGAAGGGCTCTTCAAGTTCTAATAACCTGTATCAGAAACTCGTCAGTTTTGGTATGGATGGTGATGATCCTGCGGTTAAAGAATTTGCTCATACGCTTTATGCTAGAATACCCAGAGAAGGCTCAAGACCGAAAGAAAACTACAATgcaagaaagaaaaaagaacagGGGATTTTACAAATGGAGCGTTTGAATTCAAGTTATGATTTGTTGATAGAACCTCAATCTCATGAGACGCCTGGGAAGcctttgaagaaaaaaagccGTTCTAAAACTCCTAAGCGAGAAATAGCCAGGAGACAACGAGATGAGGATGAGTGGGAGAGTGACGAGTATGAGGAGGTAGTGGATGGAAGTGCTAGTCATCCTATAGAAGAAGATTCAGTTTCTAccgattttcaaaatcatgattatgaaaaaagCTCAGATCCTGAGACAGAAAGACTCAATGATTTACGTGAAAGagaagaatttgaagagCGTCTTAGACGTAAAGACCTTGAAGCCGCAACAAATGAATTTGTGGAGGATTATTCatccaaattttcttcGGAAGAGCTAGCTCTTAGAAAACTAGCAGATGATCCTGAATCATGGAGAAAACTTGCTTCTGAACTTCGAAAAAAATCGCGGCAACAATATCTTAAACCTAGGGCTCAGCAACAGTTGGAAATCCTTCGCAGAGAAATTCGAGATGAGGAGCAACTTTTTGCAGGCGAGAAGTTGACGCAAGCAGAAATTAGAGAgcttgaaaagaaaaaagaactaCTTCGAATTGCTGAAGAACGTCAGAGATTGGAAAAACAAGCCACTGAATATCAAATGCCTGAAGACTATTTTACAGAGCAAGGAAAATTGGACAGAAAACGAAAAGAGGAGGTCTTATATCAAAGGTATAAGGATAGTAATGAAGGTGAGCAAAACGAGGTTACGATGGGAGCTGCCGAACAACAGCGGTGGGAGGCtcaacaaataaataaagcatTACTTTTTGATCAAAACGAATGGCTTCCTCCAGGAGAGAAGCAATTTGATTTCGTATTTGACGAATCGCAACagattgattttttactcGATACTAAGCTTTCTGCGGAGAATCCTGTTGACACTGACAAGATGACTGATgttaaagttgaaaaatcaTTAGAAAGTTCTCGCAAAAGTTTACCTGTTTATCAATACAAGGACGATCTTTTGAAGGCAATAAATGAGTACCAAGTGTTGCTTATTGTGGCTGAGACCGGATCTGGTAAAACAACTCAACTTCCTCAATTTCTGCACGAAGCTGGTTATACTAAAggaaataagaaaatttgctGCACCCAACCAAGAAGAGTTGCTGCAATGTCTGTTGCTGCTAGGGTTGCCAAGGAAATGGATGTACGGCTTGGACAGGAAGTTGGGTACAGCAT
This region of Schizosaccharomyces pombe strain 972h- genome assembly, chromosome: II genomic DNA includes:
- the ath1 gene encoding ataxin-2-like protein, whose product is MATRSVSMKQTSQRAASPNKTQGAKKWSAVAARGSKIAQSATNDHRNVESIKVVPENRVRGGVAAKATDSSSNVTSLASSEENVSSVSGSAKSNNSQQRVWKTDVAISAEKRTETRQRELRRWMPDPEDAGVPLAGLEESTDNVEWDQFATNEKLFGVKSHFDEDLYTSRIDRSHPKYKEKEQEADRIAKEIEGTVTNNIHIAEERGLKVDDSGLDEEDLYSGVHRSIDVVRNYTRSNAYNKNNKDQKPKNHEAPHQHPQQKVVPPDDPAIVSHRHLALPRAPGPDSRAAERFFNARRKAGPLSRREKEGQIKEFMQFSQSLKIGSLDSKQPSSTKSVAEVKVADEKQLPDASSQATPADSKEPRKEEAEKPVTSATEVSSEKVEKVDGNTSSPSKEEEKPSTEPEKPSVVTQRKETTGTKLGTKLNAKAISFKPNVAAPVFTPGKFTIPSKPAPVNASRPMMPQQSNNSEASIPSTTPQSPSVVSNGENKPSSSPVFFNGPVSSEKEPILDNFNVFKNVGEEHQGAEQIDKPFSCPPTWNTGPNSLQQTIANSRPEGNSGSAKKAAAANPMIPSIVLPNSAMPSAMPMYPTPTMPYIPVGYPVPGYTPYMRNPSQHTSVAPSPNGTPTSGNSSTVGSPMIGYMAPQFIPPYAMPQFPPSGNGRGASAPATYFVPQMGGMMAYTMNGVPPMYGQYAPNNGMMNMHYPMYGDSRRSNSQRSFNSSNGKRSNVHKNNNASNTFSHSNASTSSSLNAAPNTTAKSSSQTAPPVSKGDATEKTEKDASANQEAKP
- a CDS encoding uncharacterized protein (conserved fungal protein), producing the protein MSDEAYAAFLETANKPVPSYSGDSSQLPSKWLRSSKNMLEDPSFKTLAGKVKDEYFVSESDEKFHPICIDNIPDEFEEIDAKTFDPHQKYKKVIHAIEQSSGSKDIHYFSYEESSTKTVYYVLAHLNDNKWFGVATVGIYT